One segment of Rhodobium gokarnense DNA contains the following:
- a CDS encoding YifB family Mg chelatase-like AAA ATPase, translated as MVSHVTTVAFQGIEAVPVDVQVQIGPGVVAFTIVGLPDKAVAESRERVRSALIASGLALPAKRITVNLAPADLPKEGSHYDLPIALCLMAAMGAVPADQLAGFSVLGELALDGTITPVAGVLPAAIGANGAGKGLICPAESGPEAAWASADMEIVAARSLIGLANHFKGTQVLSRPEPRIRSAGAPLPDLADIKGQESAKRALEVAAAGGHNLLMIGPPGAGKSMLAARLPSLLPPLQPRELLEVAMINSIAGSLSDGRLSTARPFRAPHHSASMAALVGGGLRARPGEVSLAHNGVLFLDELPEFTPQVLDSLRQPLETGETVIARANHRVTYPSRFQLIAAMNPCRCGYAGEPGHTCRRGARCAADYQARISGPLIDRIDLRIEVPAVTAGDLIAPAPSEPSAAVAERVAAARDIQRERFADLGLAVSTNAQCAPSAIERIAEPDAGGRTLLGEAADAFHLSARGYHRVLKLARTLADLDGSPSVGRIHLAEALSYRGAATALASAA; from the coding sequence ATGGTCAGTCACGTCACGACGGTAGCGTTTCAGGGGATCGAGGCGGTCCCTGTCGACGTCCAGGTGCAGATCGGGCCGGGCGTCGTCGCCTTCACCATCGTCGGCCTGCCGGACAAGGCGGTCGCCGAAAGCCGGGAGAGGGTGCGCTCCGCGCTGATCGCCTCCGGACTCGCCTTGCCGGCAAAGCGCATCACCGTCAATCTCGCCCCCGCCGACCTGCCGAAGGAGGGCAGCCACTACGACCTTCCCATCGCGCTCTGCCTGATGGCGGCGATGGGCGCCGTGCCGGCCGACCAGCTCGCCGGCTTTTCCGTGCTGGGCGAACTCGCCCTCGACGGCACCATCACGCCGGTCGCCGGCGTGCTGCCGGCAGCGATCGGCGCCAACGGGGCCGGCAAGGGGCTGATCTGCCCGGCCGAAAGCGGTCCCGAGGCGGCCTGGGCGAGTGCCGACATGGAGATCGTCGCCGCCCGCAGCCTCATCGGCCTTGCCAACCACTTCAAGGGAACCCAGGTGCTCTCCCGCCCGGAGCCGAGGATTCGCTCTGCGGGCGCCCCACTGCCCGACCTTGCCGACATCAAGGGCCAGGAGAGTGCCAAGCGGGCCCTCGAAGTCGCCGCCGCCGGCGGCCACAATCTTTTGATGATCGGCCCGCCCGGCGCCGGCAAGTCGATGCTCGCCGCGCGGCTGCCGTCCCTGCTGCCGCCGCTCCAGCCGCGAGAACTGCTGGAAGTGGCGATGATCAACTCCATCGCCGGCAGCCTTTCCGACGGAAGGCTGTCGACGGCGCGCCCGTTCCGCGCGCCGCACCATTCGGCCTCCATGGCCGCGCTCGTCGGCGGCGGGCTCAGGGCCCGGCCCGGCGAGGTCTCGCTCGCCCATAACGGCGTGCTCTTCCTCGACGAGCTGCCGGAGTTCACGCCCCAGGTGCTCGATTCGCTGCGCCAGCCCTTGGAGACCGGCGAGACGGTGATCGCCCGCGCCAACCACCGGGTCACCTATCCCTCGCGCTTCCAGTTGATCGCCGCCATGAACCCCTGCCGCTGCGGCTATGCCGGCGAGCCGGGCCACACCTGCCGGCGCGGCGCCCGCTGCGCCGCCGACTACCAGGCGCGCATCTCCGGCCCGCTGATCGACCGCATCGATTTGCGCATCGAGGTGCCCGCCGTCACTGCCGGCGATCTCATCGCCCCCGCGCCGTCGGAGCCCTCCGCCGCCGTCGCCGAACGCGTCGCCGCCGCCCGCGACATCCAGCGCGAGCGCTTTGCCGATCTCGGCCTTGCCGTCTCCACCAACGCCCAGTGTGCACCCTCCGCCATCGAGCGCATCGCCGAGCCCGATGCCGGCGGCCGCACGCTTCTCGGCGAGGCAGCGGACGCCTTCCACCTGTCGGCCCGCGGCTACCACCGGGTCCTGAAGCTCGCCCGCACCCTTGCCGACCTCGACGGATCGCCCTCTGTCGGCCGCATCCACCTCGCCGAAGCGCTCAGCTATCGTGGCGCCGCAACGGCCCTCGCCAGCGCCGCCTGA
- a CDS encoding PAS domain-containing hybrid sensor histidine kinase/response regulator — MPLPLFAVDDEKTAPRPRRIAATVVPVLAFAAALLFVLAAIFVATPVAPPAVFVVLAAIAGTVGGIRLVTPKLDALSASRRETLQDAKLLRERVESLADEVWGLREDLERHRSVIDTVGDVVIRRDGAGRIVFVNDVFARTFGIDAEAAIGGPLELLPQAEEKHETLQDGERRVKLATVAGPRWFTWIDAPVRSPDGQPLLQSVIRDVTEAIEAERALIVARDQAEAANRAKSRFVAMVSHEIRTPLNGILGMAGLLMDTKLTAEQTTYARAVRTSGDALLSLIDDVLDFSKIEAGRLDLAPAETDIRGLVEELAELVAPRAQAKGIEIATHIAPDVPARAMLDAARLRQVLLNLAGNAVKFTEIGGVAIEVSAGRAAGEDSAQIRISVRDTGIGMSPEQTARVFKEFEQADHGPSRRFGGTGLGLAISRRLVGLMGGRISVESALGHGSTFSFALTVPVVEAARPGRDLSGIRVAILADGPVEGPMMAKSLNDLGAAIIEGGDPAAFAAVSGIDVVLIDAACRDGIEAALAGLKRAGIEAPTVVLLAPTERPDLPKYRAAGAGAYLVKPIRAGSLAKIVGGLARGEADVGMMAEEAAAGAPAARRRLDVLLAEDNEINQLLTRAGLERLGHSVTAVDNGEAAVTALEAAIAGTGTPVDLVLMDLHMPGIDGFEAIRRIRALEAAAGAARRPILALTADTMAETEEACRAAGADRRLIKPLDSDRLAEAIAAEIDRDRALGQTG; from the coding sequence ATGCCCCTGCCGCTCTTTGCCGTCGACGACGAAAAGACCGCGCCCCGTCCGCGCCGCATTGCGGCGACCGTCGTGCCCGTCCTCGCCTTCGCTGCGGCCCTGCTCTTCGTCCTCGCGGCCATCTTCGTCGCGACGCCGGTCGCGCCGCCCGCGGTCTTCGTCGTCCTTGCCGCGATCGCCGGCACCGTCGGCGGCATCCGCCTCGTCACCCCGAAGCTCGATGCCCTCTCGGCGAGCCGCCGCGAGACGCTGCAGGACGCGAAACTTCTCAGGGAGCGCGTCGAAAGCCTTGCCGACGAGGTCTGGGGCCTGCGCGAGGACCTGGAGCGCCACCGCAGCGTCATCGACACCGTCGGCGACGTCGTCATCCGCCGCGACGGCGCCGGCCGCATCGTCTTCGTCAACGACGTCTTCGCCCGCACCTTCGGCATAGATGCCGAGGCCGCCATCGGCGGCCCGCTGGAACTGCTGCCCCAGGCGGAGGAAAAGCACGAGACCCTGCAGGACGGCGAGCGCCGGGTGAAGCTGGCGACCGTCGCCGGCCCGCGCTGGTTCACCTGGATCGACGCGCCGGTGCGCTCGCCCGACGGCCAGCCGCTGCTGCAGTCGGTGATCCGCGACGTCACCGAGGCGATCGAGGCGGAGCGCGCCCTCATCGTCGCCCGCGACCAGGCCGAGGCCGCCAACCGCGCCAAGTCCCGCTTCGTCGCCATGGTGAGCCACGAAATCCGCACGCCCCTCAACGGCATTCTCGGCATGGCCGGCCTCCTGATGGACACCAAACTCACCGCCGAGCAGACCACCTACGCCCGCGCCGTGCGCACCTCCGGCGACGCGCTCCTGTCGCTGATCGACGACGTGCTGGACTTTTCCAAGATCGAGGCCGGCCGGCTCGACCTCGCTCCCGCCGAAACTGACATCCGCGGCTTGGTCGAGGAGCTTGCCGAACTCGTCGCGCCGCGCGCGCAGGCCAAGGGCATCGAAATCGCCACCCACATTGCGCCGGACGTGCCGGCGCGCGCCATGCTGGATGCCGCGCGGCTGCGCCAGGTGCTCCTCAACCTTGCCGGCAACGCCGTCAAATTCACCGAGATCGGCGGCGTCGCCATCGAGGTCTCCGCCGGCCGTGCGGCGGGCGAGGACAGCGCGCAAATCCGCATCTCCGTGCGCGATACCGGCATCGGCATGTCGCCGGAACAGACGGCCCGTGTCTTCAAGGAATTCGAGCAGGCCGACCACGGGCCCAGCCGGCGCTTCGGCGGCACCGGCCTCGGCCTTGCCATCTCGCGCCGCCTCGTCGGGCTGATGGGCGGGCGCATTTCGGTGGAAAGCGCGCTCGGCCACGGCTCGACCTTTTCCTTCGCGCTGACCGTACCGGTGGTGGAGGCAGCCCGGCCCGGCCGCGACCTTTCCGGCATCCGCGTCGCCATCCTCGCCGATGGCCCGGTCGAAGGCCCGATGATGGCAAAGAGCCTCAACGACCTCGGCGCCGCCATCATCGAAGGCGGCGACCCGGCGGCCTTCGCCGCGGTGTCCGGTATCGACGTCGTCCTCATCGATGCGGCCTGTCGCGATGGCATCGAAGCAGCGCTCGCCGGACTGAAGCGGGCCGGCATCGAGGCCCCCACGGTCGTCCTCCTTGCCCCGACGGAGCGGCCCGACCTGCCGAAATACCGGGCCGCCGGCGCCGGCGCCTATCTCGTCAAGCCGATTCGCGCCGGCTCTCTGGCCAAGATCGTCGGCGGCCTTGCCCGCGGCGAGGCCGATGTCGGCATGATGGCGGAGGAGGCGGCAGCGGGCGCGCCGGCCGCCCGGCGCCGCCTCGACGTCCTCCTTGCCGAGGACAACGAGATCAACCAGCTCCTGACCCGCGCGGGCCTGGAACGCCTCGGCCACAGCGTCACCGCGGTCGACAATGGCGAGGCGGCCGTTACGGCCCTGGAGGCCGCGATTGCCGGAACCGGGACGCCCGTCGATCTGGTGCTCATGGACCTCCACATGCCGGGCATCGACGGCTTCGAGGCGATCCGGCGCATCCGCGCCCTGGAGGCCGCAGCGGGCGCCGCGCGCCGTCCGATCCTGGCGCTGACGGCCGACACCATGGCCGAGACGGAGGAGGCCTGCCGCGCCGCCGGTGCCGATCGCCGCCTCATCAAGCCGCTCGACAGCGACCGCCTCGCCGAGGCGATCGCCGCCGAGATCGACCGCGACCGGGCGCTCGGCCAGACCGGCTGA
- a CDS encoding GNAT family N-acetyltransferase, giving the protein MKYRNRRQKRGQMKGSDKQPQRGGARRFTPIGKRPVTGNRWIPGLRSPTGRILPAARAAAAPTLGQIGSLEVRLARSWREIKIAQQLRYHVFYEEMSAVADAQTLATRRDSDSFDNFCDHLLVLDHDIKVKTNALGRKKPQIVGTYRLLRQEVAEMHGGFYTADEFDMQPLLDRKPDLNFMELGRSCVLKPYRNKRTMELLWHGIWAYVLMNKIDAMIGCASLEGTDPNRLALPLSFLHHNFLAPEEWRVRALGERYTEMNRIPKDELDGRAALHALPPLIKGYLRLGAMIGDGAVIDHQFGTVDALIIMPVSELNPRYVNYYGADASRHKA; this is encoded by the coding sequence ATGAAGTATCGCAATCGGCGGCAGAAAAGAGGCCAGATGAAGGGCTCCGACAAACAGCCGCAACGCGGCGGCGCACGACGTTTCACACCGATCGGAAAGCGGCCGGTCACCGGCAACCGATGGATCCCGGGGCTGCGCAGCCCGACCGGGCGCATCCTGCCGGCGGCCCGCGCCGCGGCGGCGCCGACGCTCGGCCAGATCGGTTCGCTGGAGGTGCGCCTGGCGCGCTCCTGGCGCGAGATCAAGATCGCCCAGCAGCTTCGCTACCACGTCTTCTACGAGGAGATGTCGGCCGTTGCCGACGCCCAGACGCTGGCGACACGGCGCGACAGCGACAGCTTCGACAATTTCTGCGACCACCTTCTGGTGCTCGACCACGACATCAAGGTCAAGACCAATGCGCTCGGCCGCAAGAAGCCGCAGATCGTCGGTACCTACCGCCTGCTGCGCCAGGAAGTGGCGGAGATGCATGGCGGCTTCTACACCGCCGACGAATTCGACATGCAGCCGCTGCTCGACCGCAAGCCGGACCTCAACTTCATGGAGCTCGGCCGCTCCTGCGTCCTGAAGCCCTACCGCAACAAACGCACCATGGAGCTGCTCTGGCACGGCATCTGGGCCTATGTCCTGATGAACAAGATCGACGCCATGATCGGCTGTGCCAGCCTGGAAGGCACCGATCCGAACCGGCTCGCCCTGCCGCTCTCCTTCCTGCACCACAATTTCCTGGCGCCGGAGGAATGGCGGGTCCGCGCGCTGGGTGAGCGCTACACGGAGATGAACCGGATCCCCAAGGACGAGCTCGACGGCCGCGCCGCGCTGCACGCCCTGCCGCCGCTCATCAAGGGCTATCTCCGCCTCGGCGCGATGATCGGCGACGGCGCGGTGATCGACCACCAGTTCGGCACCGTCGACGCCCTCATCATCATGCCCGTCTCCGAACTCAACCCGCGCTACGTGAATTATTACGGAGCGGACGCCAGCCGGCATAAGGCGTGA
- the nudC gene encoding NAD(+) diphosphatase: MKGLVFREREASLLPGFCGNDLDRAADRREDPAWVETQIARSDMRIYLFDNGNAVVDGSKDGADAVQFDRAAAETLGLDAESLVFLGLEEHRPRFAGRLRSGSVVAGIVMAAGSGSIEIADFRTLASSGTLGAGIVGALAEARSLTLWHESHAFCARCGEKSAPAPGGWRRDCGACGAHHFPRTDPVVIMMAIDGTRALFGRQPQFPEGMYSALAGYVEPGETIEAAVRREILEEAGITVGRVVYHASQPWPFPSTLMLGCFAEATSTEITIDPEELQDARWFERAEIAAMLDGAHPDGLKAPHPLAIAHWLARAFVEMG, from the coding sequence ATGAAGGGCCTCGTCTTTCGCGAGCGCGAGGCCTCGCTGCTCCCCGGCTTTTGCGGCAACGACCTCGACCGCGCCGCCGACCGCCGCGAGGACCCGGCCTGGGTCGAGACGCAGATCGCCCGCTCCGACATGCGCATCTATCTCTTCGACAATGGCAACGCGGTCGTCGACGGCTCGAAAGACGGCGCGGACGCGGTGCAGTTCGACCGCGCGGCGGCGGAAACACTCGGGCTCGACGCGGAGAGCCTCGTCTTCCTGGGCCTTGAGGAGCACCGGCCGCGCTTTGCCGGCCGCCTCCGCTCCGGTAGCGTCGTTGCCGGCATCGTCATGGCGGCAGGCTCAGGCTCGATCGAGATCGCCGACTTCCGCACGCTCGCCAGCTCCGGCACGCTTGGCGCGGGGATCGTCGGCGCGCTCGCCGAGGCGCGCTCGCTGACGCTCTGGCACGAGAGCCACGCCTTCTGCGCCCGCTGCGGGGAAAAATCGGCGCCCGCCCCCGGCGGCTGGCGGCGCGATTGTGGGGCCTGCGGCGCCCACCATTTTCCGCGCACCGATCCGGTCGTCATCATGATGGCGATCGACGGGACCCGCGCCCTTTTCGGGCGCCAGCCGCAGTTTCCCGAGGGCATGTACTCCGCGCTCGCCGGCTATGTGGAGCCGGGCGAGACCATCGAGGCGGCGGTGCGCCGGGAGATCCTGGAGGAGGCCGGCATCACGGTCGGCCGGGTCGTCTACCACGCCAGCCAGCCCTGGCCGTTTCCCTCGACGCTGATGCTCGGCTGCTTCGCCGAGGCGACCAGCACCGAGATCACCATCGACCCGGAAGAGCTGCAGGACGCGCGCTGGTTCGAGCGCGCCGAGATCGCGGCCATGCTCGACGGCGCCCACCCGGACGGCCTCAAGGCGCCGCATCCGCTGGCGATCGCCCATTGGCTGGCGCGGGCATTCGTGGAGATGGGGTGA
- a CDS encoding HIT family protein produces MTDAFSLHPQLDADSSPIADLGLSTVRLMDDATYPWLLLVPRVPGAVELIDLSRDDRHLLMDEIAAAETALRSVTGCDKLNVGALGNMVPQLHIHVIARFKGDAAWPGPVWGKVPARPYAPDEKSSLIARLTDALAGAGR; encoded by the coding sequence ATGACCGATGCCTTCTCCCTCCACCCGCAGCTTGACGCCGACAGCAGCCCGATCGCGGACCTTGGCCTTTCGACCGTGCGGCTGATGGACGATGCCACCTATCCCTGGCTGTTGCTGGTGCCGCGGGTGCCGGGTGCGGTGGAACTGATCGACCTTTCGCGCGACGACCGGCACCTCCTCATGGACGAGATCGCGGCGGCCGAAACCGCGCTTCGATCCGTGACCGGCTGCGACAAGCTCAATGTGGGCGCGCTCGGCAACATGGTGCCGCAGCTCCACATCCACGTCATTGCCCGCTTCAAGGGGGATGCGGCCTGGCCGGGCCCGGTCTGGGGCAAGGTGCCGGCGCGGCCCTATGCACCGGACGAGAAATCCAGCCTCATTGCCCGGCTCACGGATGCCCTTGCCGGAGCCGGGCGATGA
- a CDS encoding methyl-accepting chemotaxis protein, whose translation MNLTIRQRLLGQLGIVSVGLIALIVVFALSYRSEMIAQTRTGLANYVENAYTIIESYAKRAEAGEMTEDAAKQQAIDAVMAMRYGGSGYLWIHNLDDIMIAHPLNPGLVGKNLANLEDAKGDKFFLGMNDVIRNNNGSGYYTYYWAKPGEAKDKSFPKESYVRLFRPWGYVIGTGVYIDDLNAKIFNTVLFVGAMALAVLAVVGFLAVMISRSINKPLARIKAAMLQLADGRTDIELDDAHMPPDIKEMADTVVVFRDNAVERQALRDKQDAEQNRRLERQRRVEELIQIFQGSSEEALAAVGDYMDQVQNSAKALAGIAESTSTQATGAAGASDEASNNVQTVAAASEELAASISEISSQVGRTNQIVDVATSSTEAANEKVAALAEAAQKIGDVVNLIQDIAEQTNLLALNATIEAARAGEMGKGFAVVASEVKTLANQTAKATEEIGSQIAFVQESTREAVEAIEGIAKTMVDVNGYTSSIAAAVEEQGAATNEISRNAGEAASGTLRVAQNMSGVMERVAETNQSADQVEQLAREAAGQANNLRTAVSDFLQKIAAA comes from the coding sequence ATGAACCTCACCATCCGCCAGCGCCTGCTCGGACAATTGGGCATTGTGTCCGTCGGGCTGATAGCGCTCATCGTCGTGTTCGCCCTGTCCTACCGATCGGAGATGATCGCGCAGACCCGGACCGGCCTCGCGAACTACGTGGAAAACGCCTACACCATCATCGAAAGCTACGCCAAGCGCGCCGAAGCCGGCGAAATGACCGAGGACGCGGCCAAGCAGCAGGCCATCGACGCCGTCATGGCGATGCGCTACGGCGGCAGCGGCTATCTCTGGATCCACAATCTCGACGACATCATGATCGCGCACCCGCTCAATCCGGGTCTCGTCGGCAAGAACCTCGCCAACCTCGAAGACGCCAAGGGCGACAAGTTCTTCCTCGGCATGAACGATGTCATCCGCAACAACAACGGCTCGGGCTACTACACCTATTACTGGGCCAAGCCCGGCGAGGCGAAGGACAAGTCATTCCCGAAGGAGTCCTACGTCCGGCTGTTCAGGCCCTGGGGCTACGTCATCGGCACCGGCGTCTATATCGACGACCTCAACGCCAAGATCTTCAATACCGTTCTGTTCGTTGGCGCGATGGCGCTCGCTGTGCTGGCCGTGGTCGGCTTCCTCGCGGTGATGATCTCGCGCTCGATCAACAAGCCGCTCGCCCGCATCAAGGCGGCCATGCTGCAGCTTGCCGACGGACGCACCGACATCGAACTCGATGACGCCCACATGCCGCCGGACATCAAGGAGATGGCCGACACCGTCGTCGTCTTCCGCGATAACGCCGTGGAGCGCCAGGCCCTGCGCGACAAGCAGGACGCGGAGCAGAACCGCCGCCTGGAGCGCCAGCGCCGGGTCGAGGAGCTGATCCAGATCTTCCAGGGCTCCAGCGAGGAAGCGCTCGCCGCCGTCGGAGACTACATGGACCAGGTGCAGAATTCGGCCAAGGCCCTTGCCGGCATCGCCGAGAGCACCTCGACCCAGGCAACGGGCGCCGCCGGCGCCTCCGACGAGGCCTCCAACAACGTCCAGACCGTCGCCGCGGCCTCCGAAGAGCTCGCCGCCTCGATCTCGGAAATTTCCAGCCAGGTCGGCCGCACCAACCAGATCGTCGACGTCGCCACCTCGTCCACCGAGGCGGCGAACGAGAAGGTCGCGGCGCTGGCCGAGGCCGCCCAGAAGATCGGCGACGTGGTCAACCTGATCCAGGACATCGCCGAGCAGACCAACCTCCTCGCCCTCAACGCCACCATCGAGGCGGCGCGTGCGGGCGAGATGGGCAAGGGCTTTGCGGTCGTTGCCTCGGAGGTCAAGACGCTCGCCAACCAGACCGCCAAGGCGACCGAGGAGATCGGCTCGCAGATCGCCTTCGTCCAGGAATCGACCCGCGAGGCGGTCGAGGCCATCGAGGGCATCGCCAAGACCATGGTCGACGTCAACGGCTACACCTCTTCGATCGCCGCCGCGGTCGAGGAACAGGGCGCGGCGACCAACGAGATCTCGCGCAATGCCGGCGAGGCCGCCTCGGGCACGCTCCGCGTCGCCCAGAACATGAGCGGCGTCATGGAGCGGGTCGCGGAGACCAACCAGTCGGCCGACCAGGTCGAACAGCTCGCCCGGGAAGCCGCCGGCCAGGCCAACAATCTGAGGACGGCCGTCAGCGACTTCCTGCAAAAGATCGCAGCGGCGTAA
- a CDS encoding DNA polymerase III subunit gamma/tau — protein sequence MDGTSQTDGAPSTDGAPSPESGASGAGTTGVYRVLARKYRPETFEELIGQAPMVRTLSNAFETGRIAQAWMLTGVRGVGKTTTARILARALNYEIPGKIDQPTIHMPEFGEHCAAIMEGRHVDVVEMDAASHTGIADIREIIEQVRYRPVSARYKVYIIDEVHMLSAAAFNGLLKTLEEPPEHVKFVFATTEIRKVPVTVLSRCQRFDLRRIDADLLVEHMAKIASAENVAVVPEALTLIARAAEGSARDSLSLLDQAIAHAGGSIRTEDVRDMLGLADRARVIDLFARLMAGDVAGALAELAGQYEVGADPAVVLIDLAEFVHLVTRLKFAADAVGGVAVTEEERRRGGEFAESLSVRVLSRAWQMLLKGIQEVQTAPKPLAAAEMVLVRLCYAADLPTPDEALKLLREGGPVPTRPATTTGSAASGPSAQATAAPPRADYSSAGRGGGDGRARLSLASERAAPDAMADLTAPEPLAATSAPQVAGIVLASLADVAELARTHRDLKLKDQVETLLHPVRFEPGRIEVELEPDAPSGLPGELGARLSDWTGTRWVVTVAREGGGATLRQRRDAERDRLLAEAKEDPNVAAILSAFPGAEIVGVRVTKPEPAAADPDAEPGDGETDDDAD from the coding sequence ATGGACGGCACCTCTCAGACGGACGGCGCCCCTTCCACGGACGGTGCCCCTTCGCCCGAATCCGGGGCCTCCGGCGCCGGGACGACGGGCGTCTACCGCGTGCTTGCCCGCAAATACCGCCCGGAGACCTTCGAGGAGCTGATCGGCCAGGCGCCGATGGTCCGCACCCTGTCCAACGCCTTTGAGACCGGCCGCATCGCCCAGGCCTGGATGCTCACCGGCGTGCGCGGCGTCGGCAAGACGACGACCGCCCGCATTCTCGCCCGCGCTCTCAATTACGAAATCCCCGGCAAGATCGACCAGCCGACCATCCACATGCCGGAGTTCGGCGAGCATTGCGCCGCCATCATGGAAGGCCGCCATGTCGACGTGGTGGAGATGGACGCCGCCTCCCACACCGGCATCGCCGACATCCGCGAGATCATCGAGCAGGTGCGCTACCGGCCGGTGTCGGCGCGCTACAAGGTCTACATCATCGATGAGGTGCACATGCTCTCCGCGGCGGCCTTCAACGGCTTGCTGAAGACGCTGGAAGAGCCGCCCGAGCACGTGAAGTTCGTTTTTGCGACCACGGAAATCCGCAAGGTGCCGGTGACCGTGCTGTCGCGCTGCCAGCGCTTTGACCTGCGGCGCATCGACGCCGATCTCCTGGTCGAGCATATGGCAAAGATCGCCTCGGCGGAGAACGTCGCGGTCGTCCCGGAGGCGCTGACCCTGATCGCCCGCGCCGCCGAGGGCTCGGCGCGCGATTCCCTGTCGCTGCTCGACCAGGCGATCGCCCATGCCGGCGGCAGCATCCGCACCGAGGATGTGCGCGACATGCTCGGCCTTGCCGACCGCGCCCGCGTCATCGACCTGTTCGCCAGGCTGATGGCCGGCGACGTCGCCGGCGCACTTGCCGAACTGGCGGGCCAGTACGAGGTCGGCGCCGATCCCGCCGTGGTGCTGATCGACCTTGCCGAATTCGTCCACTTGGTGACGCGGCTGAAATTCGCGGCCGATGCCGTCGGCGGCGTCGCCGTCACGGAGGAAGAGCGCCGCCGCGGCGGTGAATTCGCCGAGAGCCTGTCCGTCCGCGTGCTGTCGCGCGCCTGGCAGATGCTCCTGAAAGGCATCCAGGAGGTGCAGACGGCACCAAAACCCCTTGCCGCGGCCGAGATGGTGCTGGTGCGGCTGTGCTATGCCGCCGACCTGCCGACCCCGGACGAGGCCCTGAAGCTGCTGCGCGAGGGCGGCCCGGTGCCGACCCGCCCGGCGACGACCACCGGCAGCGCTGCGTCCGGGCCGAGCGCGCAAGCGACGGCAGCGCCGCCGCGCGCCGACTATTCGTCCGCAGGGCGGGGCGGCGGCGACGGCCGCGCCCGGCTCAGCCTTGCCAGCGAGCGGGCCGCCCCCGACGCCATGGCGGACCTCACCGCGCCGGAACCGCTAGCGGCCACGTCCGCGCCGCAGGTCGCCGGGATCGTCCTTGCCTCCCTCGCCGATGTGGCCGAGCTTGCCCGCACACACCGGGACCTGAAGCTGAAGGACCAGGTCGAAACGCTGCTGCATCCGGTTCGCTTCGAGCCCGGCCGCATCGAGGTCGAACTGGAACCCGATGCGCCTTCAGGCCTTCCCGGTGAACTCGGCGCCCGGCTCAGCGACTGGACCGGCACGCGCTGGGTGGTCACCGTTGCCCGCGAGGGCGGCGGCGCGACCCTGCGCCAGCGCCGCGACGCCGAGCGCGACCGCCTCCTTGCCGAGGCGAAGGAAGATCCCAATGTCGCGGCGATCCTTTCCGCCTTTCCCGGCGCCGAGATCGTCGGCGTCCGCGTCACCAAACCGGAGCCGGCGGCGGCCGACCCGGACGCCGAGCCCGGCGACGGCGAGACGGACGACGACGCCGACTGA
- a CDS encoding YbaB/EbfC family nucleoid-associated protein, with protein sequence MDFLKMMKQAKDLQGKMAEMQQQIAEIEVEGSAGAGLVTATLSGKGELKALKIDPSLAKPEEIEILEDLVMAAVNDARGKSEEVMQEKTKEMMGGMGLPPGMKMPF encoded by the coding sequence ATGGATTTTCTGAAGATGATGAAGCAGGCCAAGGACCTGCAGGGCAAGATGGCCGAGATGCAGCAGCAGATCGCCGAGATCGAGGTCGAGGGCAGCGCCGGCGCCGGCCTCGTCACGGCAACGCTCTCCGGCAAGGGCGAGCTGAAGGCCCTGAAGATCGATCCCTCGCTGGCAAAACCGGAAGAGATCGAGATCCTGGAGGACCTCGTGATGGCCGCCGTCAACGACGCGCGCGGCAAGAGCGAAGAGGTCATGCAGGAAAAGACCAAGGAAATGATGGGCGGCATGGGCCTGCCGCCGGGCATGAAGATGCCGTTCTGA
- the recR gene encoding recombination mediator RecR: MTASSPIGPEIERLIQLLAKLPGLGPRSARRAALHLVKKKESLLVPLAAAMAAARDTIVTCQVCGNIDTADPCTLCRDPRRDPSVIVVVEDVADLWALERAGAVSGRYHVLGGVLSALDGVGPEDLNVESLIDRAREDGVKEIIFAVNATVEGQTTAHYVSDQLAGLDVKISRLAHGVPVGGELDYLDEGTLAAAIRQRTAL; the protein is encoded by the coding sequence ATGACGGCGAGTTCGCCCATCGGACCGGAAATCGAGCGGCTGATCCAGTTGCTGGCCAAGCTGCCGGGGCTGGGCCCGCGCTCGGCCCGCCGGGCGGCGCTGCACCTGGTGAAGAAGAAAGAGTCCCTGCTGGTGCCGCTCGCCGCCGCCATGGCGGCTGCCCGGGACACCATCGTCACCTGCCAGGTCTGCGGCAACATCGATACCGCCGATCCCTGCACCCTGTGCCGCGATCCGCGCCGCGACCCGTCCGTCATCGTCGTCGTCGAAGACGTCGCCGACCTCTGGGCGCTGGAGCGCGCCGGCGCCGTCAGCGGCCGCTATCACGTGCTCGGCGGCGTCCTGTCCGCCCTCGACGGCGTCGGCCCGGAGGACCTCAACGTGGAAAGCCTGATCGATCGGGCACGCGAGGACGGGGTGAAGGAGATCATCTTCGCCGTCAATGCGACGGTCGAAGGCCAGACGACGGCCCACTACGTCTCCGACCAGCTCGCCGGCCTCGATGTCAAGATCTCGCGGCTCGCCCACGGCGTTCCCGTCGGCGGCGAGCTCGACTATCTCGACGAAGGAACGCTCGCCGCCGCCATCCGCCAGCGCACGGCGCTCTGA